One part of the Rutidosis leptorrhynchoides isolate AG116_Rl617_1_P2 chromosome 1, CSIRO_AGI_Rlap_v1, whole genome shotgun sequence genome encodes these proteins:
- the LOC139862675 gene encoding hydroquinone glucosyltransferase-like, translating to MESHIAIFPSPGMGHLIPLTELARRLLAHRQLLITFIIPTAVGAPIKPQNDILNAMSESITSIFLPPVSLNDIPEDSSLETRISLTLTRSLPALHNTLTELTHESTRKKPLALVVDLFGPPSFEVANELNIPAYIFCTVSAMSLVSIFQLPILDKMFTCEYRDLVEPVKLPGCVPVQGTDMAEPFQDKKNEAYKNMVEVAKMFGLSKGLLVNSFYELEPGAFKALEEGEWCKPDIYPVGPLIRSGLENRTGDGFECLKWLDNHPARSVLFVSFGSGGTLSQQQFNELAFGLEQSGQRFIWVIKSPHGNSNASYFSAQSNMDPFEFLPDGFLGRVKDRGLVVSLWAPQVEILSHGSTGGFLTHCGWNSILESIVNGVPMIAWPLFAEQKMNAVLLTDSLIVAYRVKVDEKGLVGRDEIDKSVRSLIKGEDGRKMRSKMSELKDFGTKALSQDGSSSRSLLSVAQKWVE from the coding sequence ATGGAATCACACATAGCCATTTTTCCGAGTCCAGGAATGGGTCACCTCATTCCACTCACCGAGTTAGCTCGCCGGCTACTCGCTCACCGTCAACTTTTAATCACTTTCATAATCCCCACCGCTGTCGGAGCTCCTATAAAACCGCAAAACGACATCCTCAACGCAATGTCTGAAAGCATAACCTCCATTTTCCTCCCTCCTGTAAGCTTAAACGACATTCCAGAAGATTCCTCCTTAGAAACTCGGATATCACTCACTTTAACTCGCTCATTACCTGCTTTACATAATACTTTAACCGAGTTAACCCACGAGTCGACTCGCAAAAAACCCTTGGCCTTGGTTGTTGACCTATTTGGCCCTCCTAGTTTTGAAGTTGCAAACGAGTTAAACATTCCAGCCTATATATTTTGTACGGTTTCTGCTATGTCATTGGTTAGCATATttcaattaccaattttagacaaaATGTTTACATGCGAGTATAGGGATTTAGTTGAACCGGTGAAGCTTCCCGGGTGTGTTCCGGTTCAAGGAACTGATATGGCTGAACCGTTTCAAGATAAGAAAAATGAGGCGTATAAAAACATGGTTGAAGTGGCCAAAATGTTTGGTTTGTCAAAGGGTCTGTTGGTTAATAGTTTTTATGAGCTGGAACCGGGTGCTTTTAAGGCTTTGGAAGAAGGTGAGTGGTGTAAACCGGATATTTACCCGGTTGGACCGTTGATACGTAGTGGTTTAGAGAACCGGACCGGTGATGGATTTGAATGTTTGAAGTGGTTGGATAATCATCCGGCTAGGTCGGTTTTGTTTGTATCATTTGGCAGTGGTGGGACCCTTTCACAACAGCAGTTCAATGAATTGGCATTTGGGTTAGAACAAAGTGGTCAAAGATTTATTTGGGTTATAAAAAGTCCACATGGAAATTCAAATGCGAGTTATTTCAGTGCACAAAGTAATATGGACCCGTTTGAGTTTTTACCCGACGGGTTCTTGGGTCGGGTCAAGGATCGAGGCTTGGTTGTGTCATTATGGGCCCCACAGGTTGAGATCTTGAGTCATGGCTCGACCGGAGGGTTTTTGACACATTGTGGGTGGAACTCGATACTAGAAAGTATTGTGAATGGAGTACCTATGATTGCATGGCCACTTTTTGCTGAACAAAAGATGAATGCCGTTTTGTTGACAGACAGTTTGATTGTTGCTTACCGCGTGAAAGTAGATGAAAAAGGATTGGTGGGAAGAGATGAAATCGACAAGAGCGTTAGAAGTTTGATCAAAGGAGAAGATGGGCGTAAGATGAGGTCGAAAATGAGTGAACTTAAAGATTTTGGTACAAAGGCTTTGAGCCAAGATGGTTCATCAAGTAGGTCACTTTTAAGCGTGGCTCAAAAGTGGGTCGAGTGA